One part of the Phaenicophaeus curvirostris isolate KB17595 chromosome 2, BPBGC_Pcur_1.0, whole genome shotgun sequence genome encodes these proteins:
- the LOC138717384 gene encoding uncharacterized protein, whose amino-acid sequence MDLVITTARGSFQEDQKVKPGSDFPWILAYRPIRSCHRVLKDKYGEFSPPAYCGDSPTNLWCNWTIWAGSRKHIIIYIQGFISGEGCNKNEDKILFEGVSSLVENSVVYACWKKETHVFATFAQAVHIVLLKRYLPDCRERQFKGKYYVFQDQKDESSFEVDVISKTPAPKLPKKDSIFQSRWAEEFRDVQGFVTTRSTVSLGKTPVLSGGLLQGRGSTLGTAAVGSPVELVTYEGARTLLMETKAPCMPGSELQGVTKYFKEAQGRGTPWGTIPAAEQDTWSQSLSMSRDITVRFGYMDGLSSELLETPLLDALQVVEPLLQQAGVGLEDRQAILHPTLRPKHLGDLQFTIKPTPTSCLDLPAFSQTLLTGRRESTESRVTTISPVSLEKDQSHSQPSALADVTVSSDADGLAKGLISSLSSLYEVVNEDHSQLLPETSQRWQISLEDLSMIQPELGTTGLQHTKLMGIFSMEHFRGVVERKAVLHLAASWDIFQEHPHLCVQSSHVLHSAPKDPGSLSQNALGRDHPATEEAHVSSLGLKSCHHQSYRAAQPELVVPTSPTGLEHVPTAKSTLGTETIHVLMVSFTESVPADFSSTDFTSQAHPPPEAKPVSPIVFSPPAALDLDHANLRQRVGVSLAGPGEQEMVSPSPPCHLPATSGPGTDESPGCLHSGMQKLVLEEADGQQAETSAPVGLTAKSPSPASAPSPNLGVGLPWPEGYVSSGAGVAPASRPGIWGARREEHVVPLQHQGTVASDELVSPSVLEEFKMQKTTEALQAGAGQQRNASFSATSAQPRPSVAQGVETVSRGQKSQEPSDDPLSRNVHMPGGQQWKHAELGLPWAMEYFPIRSCHIIFQDGSGIFYLPLHVDVEANIWCNWTIMAGSQKHIVIYVQGFQGNNGCGKNQDKIIFQGVKSSVETKVVYACHNQGTLIFATQATAVHVLFLSGSSYVSREYRHFKGWYYVFKDSEIVGSSNDNVAPRKPVQEVSREESWRTTVTKSLMPMLRASPGSSGAPAGGRIQPELVSPDNKPRHSPDHMKDAQSGANLSKLDLNECGQPWDVTELERSLKDDSTEDRESEDDILLGLSLAGQDTGHKAELFALEIAEGDVELVPAVVTVAPCCSAGISSSEVPSSNAHASAKSSSLDQASDSLSEEVVTAAHCMQTPLLEEPPLNTSTTPSPLYPSPGITAGHVVSPGIKNEEFFGKVFLGYLWLNTVISISSDAAFSKEVLFVDTGVTFSWSLW is encoded by the exons gCACGTGGATCCTTTCAGGAAGACCAGAAAGTTAAACCAG GGTCAGATTTTCCTTGGATATTGGCATATAGGCCTATAAGAAGCTGCCACAGAGTCCTGAAGGACAAGTATGGGGAGTTTTCTCCTCCAGCATACTGTGGCGATTCCCCAACAAACCTTTGGTGCAACTGGACAATCTGGGCAGGCTCCAGAAAGCatataataatttatattcaGGGTTTTATTTCTGGGGAGGGCTGCAACAAAAATGAGGACAAAATCCTATTTGAAGGAGTTTCTTCACTGGTGGAAAACAGCGTGGTTTATGCTTGCTGGAAAAAGGAGACTCATGTTTTTGCCACTTTTGCTCAAGCTGTCCACATTGTGTTGCTGAAGAGATACTTGCCAGACTGTAGAGAGAGACAATTTAAAGGGAAGTACTACGTGTTCCAAGACCAGAAAGATGAATCTTCCTTCGAAGTTGATGTTATTTCTAAAACTCCTGCTCCAAAATTACCAAAGAAAGATAGTATTTTTCAGTCTAGATGGGCTGAAGAATTTAGAGATGTGCAGGGTTTTGTGACCACACGTAGCACTGTGAGCCTTGGCAAGACCCCAGTGTTGAGTGGTGGGttgctgcagggaagaggaaGCACGCTGGGTACTGCAGCTGTGGGAAGTCCTGTTGAGCTCGTCACATATGAAGGTGCAAGGACACTGCTCATGGAAACAAAAGCTCCTTGTATGCCAGGGTCTGAGCTGCAAGGAGTTACAAAATACTTCAAGGAAGCTCAAGGCAGAGGAACACCTTGGGGCACaatccctgctgcagagcaggataCCTGGAGTCAGAGTCTctccatgagcagggacatcacTGTGCGGTTTGGTTATATGGATGGGCTTTCAAGTGAGCTTTTGGAAACTCCTTTGCTTGATGCCTTGCAGGTGGTGGAGCCTCTTTTGCAGCAGGCAGGTGTGGGTCTGGAGGACAGGCAGGCTATCCTGCACCCTACCCTGAGGCCAAAACATCTGGGAGACCTACAGTTTACAATTAAACCAACACCCACAAGTTGTCTGGATTTGCCTGCATTCTCACAGACTTTGTTGACTGGCAGAAGAGAAAGCACAGAGAGCAGAGTTACCACCATCAGCCCAGTAAGTTTAGAGAAGGATCAAAGCCATTCCCAGCCAAGTGCCCTGGCAGATGTCACAGTAAGCAGTGATGCTGATGGCCTTGCAAAGGGCTTGATATCCAGCCTGAGTAGTCTATATGAAGTGGTAAATGAGGATCACTCTCAGCTGCTGCCTGAGACAAGCCAAAGATGGCAAATCAGTTTGGAGGATTTGTCCATGATTCAACCTGAGTTGGGAACAACTGGTCTCCAACATACAAAGCTCATGGGTATTTTTTCCATGGAACACTTTAGGGGAGTTGTTGAGAGGAAAGCAGTGTTGCATCTTGCAGCGTCGTGGGACATCTTCCAAGAGCATCCTCATTTGTGTGTTCAGAGCAGTCATGTCTTGCATTCTGCCCCTAAAGACCCTGGGAGCCTTTCCCAAAATGCCCTGGGACGTGACCATCCAGCTACTGAGGAAGCTCATGTGTCGTCCTTGGGTCTAAAAAGCTGCCACCACCAGAGTTACAGAGCTGCACAACCAGAGCTGGTTGTACCCACTTCACcaacagggctggagcatgtTCCCACAGCCAAGTCCACCCTAGGGACAGAAACTATTCATGTGCTGATGGTCTCTTTTACAGAATCAGTACCTGCAGACTTCAGCTCTACTGATTTCACCTCCCAAGCACATCCTCCTCCAGAAGCGAAGCCTGTGTCCCCCATTGTCTTCTCTCCACCAGCAGCTTTGGATTTGGACCATGCCAACCTCAGGCAAAGGGTAGGAGTCTCACTGGCTGGCCCAGGAGAACAAGAAATGGTCTCCCCTTCCCCGCCTTGCCATCTACCAGCAACCTCTGGACCAGGCACGGATGAGTCCCCTGGATGTCTTCACTCTGGGATGCAAAAGCTGGTGCTGGAGGAAGCAGATGGCCAACAAGCAGAAACTTCAGCCCCTGTGGGCTTGACAGCTAagagtccttccccagcttctgcCCCCAGCCCAAACCTTGGTGTGGGGCTTCCTTGGCCTGAGGGTTATGTAAGCAGTGGCGCTGGGGTGGCTCCAGCATCCAGGCCTGGCATATGGGGAGCGAGGAGAGAGGAGCACGTGGTGCCTTTGCAGCATCAGGGGACAGTTGCTAGTGATGAGCTGGTGTCTCCCTCCGTCCTTGaagaatttaaaatgcagaaaaccaCAGAAGCTCTCCAAGCAGGTGCAGGACAGCAGAGAAATGCCTCCTTCAGTGCCACTTCTGCACAACCTCGTCCTTCTGTGGCCCAGGGGGTAGAAACAGTGTCAAGAGGCCAGAAGTCTCAAGAGCCCTCCGATGATCCTCTGTCCAGAAATGTACATATGCCAGGAGGACAGCAATGGAAACATGCTG agctggggctgccctgggcGATGGAGTACTTCCCTATAAGGAGCTGTCACATCATCTTTCAGGATGGCTCTGGGATATTTTACCTGCCACTGCACGTGGATGTTGAAGCCAACATCTGGTGCAACTGGACCATAATGGCAGGCTCTCAGAAGCATATTGTCATCTATGTCCAGGGCTTCCAGGGAAACAATGGCTGCGGCAAGAACCAGGACAAGATAATCTTCCAGGGGGTCAAGTCAAGCGTGGAAACCAAAGTGGTGTATGCCTGTCACAACCAAGGTACCCTGATCTTTGCTACGCAAGCTACTGCAGTCCATGTATTGTTTCTGTCAGGAAGTAGTTACGTAAGCCGTgaatacagacattttaaagGATGGTATTATGTATTCAAAGACTCTGAAATTGTGGGCTCTTCAAATGATAATGTAGCTCCCAGAAAGCCTGTCCAGGAGGTCTCCAGAGAAGAGAGCTGGAGGACGACAGTAACGAAAAGTTTAATGCCCATGCTAAGAGCCTCTCCAGGCTCATCAGGTGCACCTGCTGGTGGTAGGATCCAGCCTGAGCTTGTAAGCCCAGATAACAAGCCTCGACACTCTCCTGATCACATGAAAGATGCTCAGTCTGGTGCCAACCTGAGCAAGCTTGACCTAAATGAGTGTGGTCAGCCATGGGATGTAACAGAACTGGAAAGGAGCCTTAAAGATGACAGCACTGAGGACAGAGAATCTGAAGATGACATATTGTTGGGGCTGTCTCTGGCTGGGCAAGACACTGGGCATAAAGCTGAGCTGTTTGCTTTGGAGATTGCAGAGGGGGATGTTGAGCTGGTGCCTGCTGTGGTCACTGTAGCTCCATGTTGTTCAGCAGGCATCTCTTCCTCAGAGGTGCCCAGCAGTAATGCACATGCCTCTGCCAAATCATCTAGCCTGGATCAGGCCAGTGACAGCCTGTCTGAAGAAGTGGTCACAGCTGCACATTGCATGCAGACACCACTGCTGGAAGAGCCACCACTGAACACAAGTACAACACCTTCTCCTCTGTATCCCTCTCCTGGCATCACTGCTGGGCATGTGGTGTCTCCTGGAATAAAGAATGAAGAGTTCTTTGGTAAGGTCTTTTTGGGTTATTTGTGGCTGAACACTGTAATATCCATTTCCAGTGATGCAGCGTTCTCTAAAGAGGTTTTATTTGTAGACACGGGTGTCACTTTCAGTTGGTCCCTCTGGTAG
- the LOC138716969 gene encoding uncharacterized protein isoform X2, whose translation MAPFLGSDVYLMCFPVALTGNAKVSSLILSLALTDLVSALMSLENDTTLQSQHHPGDVLFEVTIEIKPKDWIPRGGCELKKGLESMKNNIQENLKLSANRVNEIKLKEIKRTSNANILLTFWLHLRPEERNMSLLLHSQLEDLLGTSVGVKKPQLVSLFIEDVNECSAGVGLCGEEAECFNSVGTYLCRCKKGYEDHSPTKSGTLCIRASLSED comes from the exons ATGGCACCCTTCTTGGGAAGTGATGTGTACCTAATGTGCTTCCCTGTTGCCCTTACTGGTAATGCCAAGGTTAGCAGCTTGATTCTTTCCCTTGCTCTGACAGATCTGGTTTCTGCCCTGATGTCTCTGGAGAACGACACCACACTGCAATCCCAGCACCATCCTGGAG ATGTGCTGTTTGAAGTAACTATTGAAATCAAACCCAAGGACTGGATTCCTCGTGGTGGATGTGAGCTCAAAAAGGGCCTTGAGTCTATGAAGAACAAT ATCCAGGAGAACCTGAAACTGTCTGCCAACAGAGTTAATGAAATAAAGTTAAAGGAAATCAAAAG GACAAGCAATGCCAACATCCTGCTCACTTTCTGGCTACACCTGAGGccagaggaaagaaatatgTCTCTTCTCCTGCACTCCCAGCTGGAGGACCTGCTTGGCACCTCTGTAGGAGTGAAGAAGCCGCAGCTTGTTTCACTGTTCATTGAAG ATGTGAATGAGTGCAGCGCTGGGGTTGGCCTCTGCGGGGAGGAGGCAGAGTGCTTCAACAGTGTGGGCACATATCTCTGCCGCTGCAAAAAGGGTTATGAAGACCATTCACCCACCAAGTCTGGCACCCTCTGCATCCGTGCTTCCCTATCAG